The Clostridium sp. AWRP genome has a window encoding:
- a CDS encoding DUF2922 domain-containing protein — MSKSLVMSFFNEQGKKTSIKVQNVKEGITDLEVKNAMTAIIAKNVFTSKSGNLKSIDAAHILDSSTTELEVK, encoded by the coding sequence ATGAGTAAATCACTAGTTATGAGTTTCTTTAATGAGCAAGGTAAAAAAACTTCTATAAAGGTTCAAAATGTAAAAGAGGGCATCACAGATCTGGAAGTAAAAAATGCTATGACGGCAATTATTGCAAAAAATGTATTCACTTCAAAAAGTGGAAATCTAAAATCCATAGATGCAGCACATATTTTAGATAGTTCAACTACGGAACTTGAGGTAAAATAG
- a CDS encoding sigma-70 family RNA polymerase sigma factor — translation MENLQLEILLERAQSGDKNAVENICIKFNGMVINMAKCTYIKGYDMEDLIQEGRYSVIKAIGMYDINSKYPFAAYVKSSVKKNFYNMIRSNIRKVSCCSLYSKNEEGCEFINMIASDENIEENLIKRKLIIQLNKAMDKLPEDKRNLIDWYYIQDRSLNEYAEKEGISYRTAVYRKRKALESLKNFLV, via the coding sequence ATGGAAAATCTACAGCTTGAAATTTTACTTGAAAGAGCCCAGAGTGGAGACAAAAATGCAGTAGAGAATATATGCATCAAATTCAACGGCATGGTAATTAATATGGCAAAATGTACTTATATAAAAGGATACGATATGGAGGACCTGATACAAGAAGGACGGTATTCTGTTATAAAGGCAATTGGAATGTATGATATAAATTCTAAATATCCATTTGCCGCCTATGTGAAAAGTTCTGTTAAAAAGAATTTCTATAATATGATAAGAAGCAATATAAGGAAGGTAAGCTGCTGCAGCCTTTACAGCAAAAATGAGGAAGGGTGCGAGTTCATAAATATGATAGCTTCAGATGAAAATATTGAAGAGAATTTGATAAAAAGAAAGCTTATAATTCAGCTGAATAAAGCTATGGACAAGCTTCCCGAGGATAAAAGAAATTTAATAGATTGGTACTATATTCAAGATAGGAGTTTAAATGAGTATGCTGAAAAAGAGGGAATCTCTTATAGAACTGCGGTATATAGGAAGAGAAAAGCCCTGGAGAGTTTAAAGAACTTTTTAGTTTGA
- a CDS encoding DUF2140 domain-containing protein — protein sequence MGKLKSRKKPVILIIIALLIAAVAIFTKLVFWNSSYSSPKYKFSADLLTKMLKAQESGGTAELSKDEVNGVISLYFKQYKTNDLVVKSVEADFKGDKMVFFVPVTYKNFNLFLSSQGDVSFEKGKIVYNPEYFKLGKITLPKSYVLKKLQPKLKSGMALEGDSITISTSELPISIKNINVKDQKLLVTLEKKQLNIEDMLKGKISSSLQNFIKNFSNVKNLDSSTKTNGESTGVKSNNNSNPSVSSTQSNSSKTPVSQERQQALNRLSSGLNAASGAVSTGGQKAVISQMASIVNNMKDSSYNPYSAEGSVRAAYNKLSSQEKAELKAAIGSNVDSSAVSILSSMIGN from the coding sequence ATGGGTAAATTGAAAAGTAGAAAAAAACCGGTGATTCTAATTATAATTGCCTTATTAATTGCTGCAGTCGCAATTTTTACCAAACTTGTTTTTTGGAATTCGTCCTACAGTTCACCTAAATACAAGTTTTCGGCGGATCTTTTAACAAAAATGTTAAAAGCTCAGGAGAGCGGTGGAACTGCAGAACTTTCAAAAGATGAGGTGAATGGAGTTATATCCCTTTATTTTAAGCAGTATAAAACTAATGATCTTGTAGTAAAGTCAGTGGAAGCAGATTTTAAAGGTGATAAGATGGTATTTTTTGTACCTGTTACCTATAAAAATTTTAATCTGTTTTTGTCATCTCAAGGGGATGTTTCTTTTGAAAAGGGAAAGATAGTATATAACCCTGAATATTTTAAGTTAGGTAAGATTACTTTACCAAAGTCTTATGTATTAAAGAAATTACAACCTAAGTTGAAAAGTGGAATGGCCCTTGAAGGAGATTCCATAACTATTAGTACTAGTGAACTTCCAATAAGCATAAAAAATATAAATGTAAAAGATCAGAAACTTTTAGTTACTCTTGAAAAGAAGCAGCTTAATATTGAAGATATGCTTAAAGGAAAAATAAGCAGTTCGTTACAAAATTTTATAAAAAATTTTTCTAATGTAAAGAATTTGGACTCTTCCACGAAAACTAATGGTGAGAGCACAGGTGTAAAATCAAATAATAATAGTAATCCATCTGTCAGCAGTACTCAGTCAAACAGCAGCAAAACTCCTGTTTCACAAGAAAGACAGCAGGCATTAAATAGGTTATCAAGCGGTCTTAATGCGGCTTCAGGCGCTGTAAGTACTGGAGGACAAAAAGCAGTTATATCACAGATGGCATCTATTGTAAATAATATGAAAGATTCTTCATACAATCCTTATTCCGCAGAAGGTAGTGTTAGAGCTGCCTATAATAAATTGTCTTCTCAAGAAAAAGCTGAATTAAAAGCTGCTATAGGTTCTAATGTAGACTCATCTGCTGTAAGTATATTAAGCAGTATGATAGGAAATTAA
- a CDS encoding CpsD/CapB family tyrosine-protein kinase: MEKPDIITVKNPKDPIAEAYRTLRTNIQFSSFDKKIQTIMLTSSGPGEGKSTTCSNLAVVMAESGSKTIIIDCDQRKPRLHKIFLTSNEIGLSDVLAGKVEFEDAVKETGVENLNLLTSGTRPPNPSELLGSKKMENFLQDLKEKYEYIIIDTPPVVAVTDAQLLSRYADGCLLVIASSQVEKEAAVKAKELLVKVNANIIGVVLNKLEIKEKGYYGYYYHYYYGSDGTKIKKKEKRKK, encoded by the coding sequence ATGGAAAAACCAGATATAATCACTGTAAAAAATCCTAAGGATCCTATTGCCGAAGCTTATAGGACACTTAGAACCAATATTCAGTTTTCTTCTTTTGACAAGAAGATACAGACTATAATGCTCACAAGTTCAGGACCTGGAGAAGGAAAATCAACTACCTGCTCAAATTTGGCAGTAGTTATGGCAGAGTCAGGCTCAAAAACAATCATAATAGATTGTGACCAGAGAAAACCCAGGCTTCACAAGATATTTTTGACTTCAAATGAAATTGGATTGTCAGATGTTTTGGCTGGAAAAGTTGAATTTGAGGACGCTGTAAAGGAAACAGGCGTAGAAAATCTTAACCTGTTAACGTCAGGTACCAGACCGCCTAATCCATCAGAGCTTTTGGGATCAAAGAAAATGGAAAACTTTTTACAGGACTTAAAGGAAAAATATGAATACATAATAATAGATACGCCCCCTGTAGTTGCAGTAACAGATGCACAGCTTTTGTCCCGTTATGCAGATGGATGCCTGCTTGTAATAGCATCTTCCCAGGTGGAAAAAGAAGCAGCAGTAAAGGCTAAGGAACTTCTTGTAAAGGTAAATGCCAATATAATAGGAGTAGTTTTAAATAAGCTGGAGATAAAGGAAAAGGGCTATTACGGCTATTACTACCATTATTATTATGGCAGTGATGGAACTAAAATTAAAAAGAAAGAAAAAAGAAAAAAATAA
- a CDS encoding sigma-70 family RNA polymerase sigma factor produces the protein MENDIHLKELIKGVKNEEPYWTARLETHFIKIIEELYDEKMFKHCGSIYEADVKNKCLHKMIVYCEKFRGSTWSEFKSYNIKIIRSVIVNAVNSNCRVKNITLNLENDFNEEDAMDYMCNRHKGSVTMEDEILNKIILEEMFEYFNGQLNEKERKTMYLIIHYDNLKEYSKKNNCNYNALKQRVYRLRKKLNKLRRKYYLKIGLDEI, from the coding sequence ATGGAAAATGACATCCACCTGAAGGAGCTTATAAAGGGAGTTAAAAATGAAGAACCTTACTGGACAGCTAGACTAGAAACACACTTTATAAAAATTATAGAAGAACTTTATGATGAAAAGATGTTTAAACACTGTGGAAGTATTTATGAAGCAGATGTTAAAAATAAATGTCTTCACAAAATGATTGTATATTGTGAAAAATTCAGGGGAAGCACCTGGAGTGAATTTAAAAGCTACAACATAAAGATAATAAGAAGTGTCATAGTAAATGCTGTAAATAGTAATTGCAGGGTAAAAAATATTACTCTAAATTTGGAAAACGATTTCAACGAAGAAGATGCGATGGACTATATGTGCAATAGGCATAAAGGAAGCGTAACTATGGAAGACGAGATATTAAATAAAATTATTTTAGAGGAAATGTTTGAATATTTTAATGGACAATTAAATGAAAAAGAAAGAAAAACCATGTATTTAATTATTCACTATGACAATTTAAAAGAATATTCTAAAAAAAACAATTGCAATTATAATGCACTTAAGCAGAGAGTGTATAGGCTCAGGAAAAAGTTAAACAAGCTTAGAAGAAAATACTACTTAAAAATCGGACTTGATGAAATTTGA
- a CDS encoding Wzz/FepE/Etk N-terminal domain-containing protein: MEEETTLDLRDFYYILKKRFKLIVLVTVACTLLAGILSFFVIKPTYEASTTIIVGKPENSQKSNTQYNEVMMYQNLVKTYAQIAGSNAVMESASNKMNGSVSAGQLQKIITVTPQQGTQILQIKGQSKDPSQAVNMVNAVSNSFITESKRVFPTGGDIQIMDRPQFPNKPVKPKKVLNMAIAFFIGLMASVGFSFMLEYMDNTIKTEEDVNKTLGMPVIGIIPKGNM; the protein is encoded by the coding sequence ATGGAAGAAGAAACAACGCTAGATCTTAGAGACTTCTATTATATATTGAAAAAGAGATTTAAACTCATAGTATTAGTAACGGTAGCTTGTACTTTACTGGCTGGAATTTTAAGTTTTTTTGTAATAAAACCAACCTATGAAGCAAGCACTACTATAATAGTTGGAAAACCTGAAAACAGCCAAAAATCCAATACCCAATACAATGAGGTTATGATGTATCAAAATTTGGTAAAGACCTATGCACAAATTGCAGGATCAAATGCTGTTATGGAAAGTGCTTCTAATAAGATGAATGGCTCTGTAAGTGCAGGTCAACTTCAAAAGATTATTACAGTTACACCACAGCAGGGTACACAAATTTTACAAATAAAAGGGCAGAGTAAAGATCCATCCCAGGCTGTAAATATGGTAAATGCAGTATCAAATTCTTTTATAACTGAATCCAAAAGAGTATTTCCAACAGGCGGAGATATACAGATTATGGATAGACCTCAGTTCCCTAACAAACCGGTAAAACCTAAAAAAGTGCTTAATATGGCAATTGCATTCTTTATTGGACTTATGGCCTCTGTTGGTTTTTCATTTATGTTGGAATATATGGACAATACTATAAAGACAGAAGAAGATGTAAATAAAACTTTGGGGATGCCTGTAATAGGTATAATACCAAAAGGCAACATGTAG
- the loaP gene encoding antiterminator LoaP has protein sequence MWYAVQVRTGEEEKIKFICNKLISNDVLEECFIPYYEKKIKYMGKWHITNEILFPGYIFMISDHIDDLLLNVKKIPKLIKILGDGKEIIPLYDREIEFLMRFGKKDHFIKMSYGYIENDKIIITDGPMKNYEGTIKRIDRHKRKAVIEIEFFGRVMDVSVGVEIVKKI, from the coding sequence ATGTGGTATGCAGTTCAAGTTAGAACAGGAGAGGAAGAAAAGATAAAATTTATTTGTAATAAGTTGATATCTAATGATGTTCTAGAGGAATGTTTTATCCCTTATTATGAGAAGAAGATTAAATATATGGGTAAATGGCATATAACAAATGAAATATTGTTCCCTGGATATATATTTATGATTAGTGACCATATAGATGATTTGCTACTTAATGTAAAAAAGATTCCTAAATTAATTAAAATTCTTGGAGATGGAAAAGAGATAATACCCCTATACGATAGAGAGATAGAATTTTTAATGAGGTTTGGAAAAAAAGATCATTTTATTAAGATGTCCTATGGATATATAGAAAATGACAAGATTATAATAACAGATGGTCCAATGAAGAATTATGAAGGAACTATAAAAAGGATTGATAGGCATAAAAGAAAAGCAGTAATAGAAATAGAGTTTTTTGGAAGGGTTATGGATGTTAGTGTTGGTGTAGAAATTGTTAAAAAGATATAG
- a CDS encoding sugar transferase has translation MTELQSRPMEVTVENMENYKKSAIYYFVKRGIDLILSFLGIIAFSPMMLMVAIAIKLDSRGSVIFSQVRVGMDGKPFKMYKFRSMVDDAEELLDNLRGKNEMTGPMFKIKEDPRITRVGKFIRKTSLDELPQLFNVIKGDMSLVGPRPNLPQEVVKFTEYQKKKLIVKPGLTCYWQVMGRSSIDFDDWMRLDLEYIRDRSTLLDIKLIFRTLGVFLGDENAS, from the coding sequence ATGACAGAATTGCAAAGCAGACCTATGGAAGTAACAGTAGAAAATATGGAAAATTATAAAAAAAGTGCGATTTATTATTTTGTTAAAAGAGGTATAGATTTAATTTTGTCTTTTTTAGGCATCATCGCCTTTTCTCCTATGATGTTGATGGTGGCTATTGCAATCAAGCTTGATTCAAGGGGATCTGTTATATTTTCTCAAGTGAGAGTGGGTATGGATGGAAAACCTTTTAAAATGTATAAATTTCGCTCTATGGTAGATGATGCAGAAGAACTTTTGGACAATCTTAGGGGCAAAAATGAAATGACAGGACCCATGTTCAAGATAAAAGAAGATCCGAGAATTACAAGGGTAGGTAAGTTTATAAGAAAAACAAGTCTTGATGAACTTCCCCAATTGTTCAATGTAATTAAAGGGGACATGTCACTTGTTGGACCAAGACCCAATCTTCCACAGGAGGTAGTAAAGTTTACCGAGTATCAAAAGAAAAAACTTATTGTAAAGCCTGGACTTACGTGTTACTGGCAGGTTATGGGAAGAAGCAGTATTGATTTTGATGATTGGATGAGATTGGATTTAGAATATATAAGGGACAGAAGTACACTGCTGGATATAAAGCTTATATTTAGAACTTTGGGTGTATTTTTGGGGGATGAAAATGCGAGCTAA
- a CDS encoding CpsB/CapC family capsule biosynthesis tyrosine phosphatase, which translates to MIDIHSHILPGIDDGSKSMEDTMNMLRLTEEDGVETIAATPHFYKGYYENSYKDVIELVDKVRNEAKQENICVNIVSAQEVFLDRHTIENFKSGEIGCIEGTNYMLVELPMMNLPQNALDIIYELEIRGVHPILAHPERYKYIIDTPSKINEFINEKCLLQVNTGSLLGLFGKKVKKTAELLIESGVSSFIASDAHSTGVRCPGISKALEEASRFNKGIEEQVLDNCKKMLKNEIIQLPEERIKERKGIFSFLRR; encoded by the coding sequence ATGATAGATATACACAGTCATATACTTCCGGGTATAGATGATGGATCAAAATCCATGGAAGATACTATGAATATGCTGAGGCTTACAGAAGAAGATGGGGTGGAAACTATAGCCGCAACCCCCCATTTTTATAAAGGATACTATGAAAACAGCTATAAAGATGTTATTGAATTAGTAGATAAGGTGAGGAATGAAGCTAAGCAGGAGAATATATGTGTAAATATTGTTTCAGCTCAGGAAGTGTTTTTGGACAGACATACCATTGAAAATTTTAAGTCAGGGGAAATAGGATGTATTGAAGGAACTAATTACATGCTGGTAGAGCTGCCAATGATGAATTTACCCCAAAATGCTCTGGATATTATATATGAACTTGAAATAAGAGGTGTGCATCCAATTTTGGCCCACCCTGAAAGGTATAAGTACATTATAGACACACCTTCTAAAATAAATGAATTTATAAATGAAAAATGTTTACTTCAAGTAAATACAGGGAGTCTTTTAGGCCTCTTTGGGAAAAAGGTAAAAAAAACTGCAGAACTTCTTATAGAAAGTGGAGTGAGCAGCTTTATAGCTTCAGATGCCCATTCCACAGGAGTAAGGTGCCCTGGTATCAGTAAAGCTTTAGAGGAAGCTTCGCGATTTAACAAGGGTATAGAAGAACAAGTACTAGATAATTGCAAAAAAATGCTTAAAAATGAAATAATACAGCTCCCAGAGGAAAGAATAAAAGAGAGAAAGGGTATTTTTAGTTTTTTGAGAAGATAG
- a CDS encoding DUF1659 domain-containing protein: MAVKSTTLQTSLILKYKDGLDAKGKEVIKQQRFSNIKTTAADQDIYNVAKEIEKLLGKTLNELVKQDQNAITVTA; the protein is encoded by the coding sequence ATGGCTGTAAAGTCAACAACATTGCAAACTTCATTAATACTAAAGTATAAGGATGGTTTAGATGCCAAGGGGAAAGAGGTAATTAAACAACAGAGGTTTTCAAACATCAAGACAACTGCTGCAGACCAGGATATCTACAATGTTGCAAAGGAAATAGAAAAGCTTCTTGGAAAGACATTAAATGAACTTGTAAAGCAAGACCAGAATGCCATAACAGTAACTGCTTAA
- a CDS encoding cell wall-binding repeat-containing protein: MLRRNKIISKLILGVFLASSTVFAAGQNVFAASSRLWGQDRYATSTAVSKNSWGSSDYVVLASGEGYADALCAAPVAKKYSAPILLTGSKELNEGVKSEIARLKATHVIEIGGEASISSDIENELKSMKLNVQRLGGQNRFETSVVVANSLGNVTKAVVTSGYGFADALSIAPIAAEQGMPILLTGKDSLSDAVQNYINQNKGSIKNSYVIGGEGVISDSAISGLPAVARISGQNRFDTNVKVLSYFKGSIDFNKLYVVKADGPTGNEFADALSGSAAAAKTSSPIILTYNTLYSGMEDFIKSNVPKTASVTAIGGAAAVPDSLVSVVEQTVSGISIQNPPTPVGGSSSSDDANLSSVLSKLKSMDTSKLDNNQKTIISDIITALDKYEADSNYNYNADANNVKQLYNNLTHDEKSSLQTAVVNAGVSISEGITLANKFGLYQK; encoded by the coding sequence ATGTTACGAAGAAATAAAATAATTTCAAAACTAATACTTGGCGTTTTTCTTGCCTCCTCTACAGTATTTGCTGCAGGGCAAAATGTATTTGCAGCATCGAGTAGATTATGGGGACAGGATAGATATGCAACTTCTACTGCGGTATCTAAAAATAGTTGGGGATCTTCTGACTACGTAGTACTTGCCAGTGGAGAAGGCTATGCAGATGCCCTCTGTGCAGCACCTGTTGCAAAAAAATACAGTGCACCTATACTCTTGACTGGAAGCAAAGAGTTAAATGAAGGTGTGAAAAGTGAAATAGCAAGACTTAAGGCAACTCATGTAATAGAAATAGGTGGAGAAGCCTCCATTTCAAGTGATATAGAAAATGAACTAAAGTCCATGAAACTTAATGTACAGCGTTTAGGAGGACAAAATAGATTTGAGACTTCTGTAGTTGTGGCAAATTCTCTGGGAAATGTTACTAAAGCAGTTGTAACTTCAGGATATGGATTTGCAGATGCCCTCTCCATTGCCCCTATAGCTGCAGAGCAGGGTATGCCAATACTTTTGACGGGAAAGGACTCACTGTCTGATGCTGTACAGAATTATATAAATCAGAATAAAGGTTCTATAAAGAATTCCTATGTAATAGGTGGAGAAGGAGTTATAAGTGACAGCGCTATTTCAGGACTGCCTGCAGTGGCTAGAATAAGCGGCCAAAATAGATTTGATACCAATGTAAAGGTATTGTCTTATTTTAAAGGCAGCATTGACTTTAATAAATTATATGTAGTTAAAGCAGATGGGCCTACTGGAAATGAATTTGCAGATGCTCTTTCCGGATCTGCAGCTGCAGCAAAAACATCTTCACCTATAATTTTGACTTACAACACACTTTATTCTGGAATGGAAGACTTTATAAAATCAAACGTGCCTAAAACTGCAAGTGTTACAGCTATTGGTGGAGCCGCAGCAGTTCCTGATAGTTTGGTAAGTGTTGTAGAGCAGACTGTATCAGGAATAAGCATACAAAATCCTCCAACACCTGTAGGAGGGTCATCTTCTTCTGATGATGCCAATTTGAGTTCGGTATTAAGTAAACTTAAATCTATGGATACTTCTAAATTGGATAATAATCAAAAAACCATAATTTCAGATATTATAACTGCTTTAGACAAATATGAGGCAGATTCAAATTATAACTATAATGCAGATGCAAACAATGTAAAACAGCTTTATAATAACCTTACACATGATGAAAAGAGCAGCCTTCAAACTGCTGTGGTAAATGCAGGGGTAAGCATTTCAGAAGGCATTACACTTGCTAATAAGTTTGGATTATATCAGAAATAA
- a CDS encoding cell wall-binding repeat-containing protein codes for MQKKSKKVLSACSIASLLVTTTAVSTGVKAADSGVNRVGGTNRYETATKVADSGWTSSDYAIVANGEGYADALCATPLAKANNAPILLTTGDSSNALEQNTLNELKKLNVKHVIVVGGTGVVPDSVLNSIKAQVTDVERIGGQDRYETSVKIAEKIGTPTKAVIASGEGYADALSAGPAAAINGMPILLSRAGSLPDTVSNYIKAHLQITQTYVIGGIASISDSILNSLPSAKRLGGQTRYDTNVAVLREFASSFNFNSMYAALGDGPLGNEFADALTGGALAAKLGNPLVITGKTISSATSSFLKEKGLTNSTLTVLGGAGSIPDSVASDIKGDMGNSSTTPGGGNGGSSGSSVPLSGALLNGSIVNNDNYKQFVKDLNTGKYYNEFFTIKPNEGSNDTSISVQLKKNDRSVEDIFVDAQNKYLVDGKLTDSDIQAIKDNVDKANAKLDLVYNKQLLGSLTIGNSNKDLKTFLSSLGSKYFLTDGSGHLDKDYIVNKITTDLPKYNTASGYETFKNDLTTKISNYFKNDSSKDTIVKYHGYTLGNIYKDSTEMFDSGWSHETNANKLVDIILPSSRVGGTYTINFANSAGHLIIDVSNIN; via the coding sequence ATGCAGAAAAAAAGCAAAAAGGTTCTGTCAGCTTGCAGTATAGCATCTTTACTTGTGACGACTACGGCAGTTTCCACAGGTGTAAAGGCTGCAGATTCTGGTGTGAACAGAGTAGGTGGGACTAACAGATATGAAACAGCTACAAAAGTGGCTGATTCGGGTTGGACTTCATCAGATTATGCTATAGTGGCAAATGGAGAAGGTTATGCAGATGCACTTTGTGCTACGCCGCTTGCAAAAGCCAACAATGCACCTATACTTTTAACTACAGGTGACAGCAGTAATGCTTTAGAGCAAAATACATTAAATGAACTTAAAAAATTAAACGTAAAACATGTAATTGTAGTTGGAGGAACAGGAGTAGTACCTGACAGTGTTTTAAATAGCATAAAAGCACAGGTAACTGATGTAGAAAGAATAGGTGGACAAGATAGATATGAAACTTCTGTAAAAATAGCAGAAAAGATTGGAACACCTACGAAAGCAGTTATTGCCAGCGGAGAAGGTTATGCAGATGCCCTTTCAGCAGGTCCTGCTGCAGCTATAAACGGAATGCCTATACTTTTAAGTAGAGCAGGTAGTTTACCAGATACAGTATCAAACTATATTAAAGCACATTTACAAATAACTCAAACTTATGTAATAGGTGGTATAGCATCTATAAGTGATTCTATTTTAAACTCACTTCCATCAGCAAAAAGATTAGGTGGACAAACTAGATATGATACAAATGTAGCTGTACTCAGAGAATTTGCTTCAAGCTTTAATTTCAACAGTATGTATGCAGCACTTGGAGATGGACCTTTAGGCAATGAATTTGCAGACGCACTTACAGGTGGAGCACTTGCTGCTAAACTTGGGAATCCTCTTGTAATAACAGGAAAAACAATAAGTTCTGCTACTTCAAGTTTTCTTAAGGAAAAGGGACTTACAAATAGTACTCTTACAGTATTAGGAGGAGCAGGTAGCATACCTGATTCAGTTGCAAGTGATATTAAAGGTGATATGGGAAATTCATCAACAACACCAGGTGGTGGCAACGGTGGTAGCAGTGGATCAAGTGTACCTCTTAGTGGTGCTTTGTTAAATGGTTCAATAGTTAATAATGACAATTATAAACAATTTGTGAAAGATCTAAATACAGGTAAGTATTACAATGAATTTTTTACAATAAAACCAAATGAAGGTTCTAACGATACATCTATAAGTGTACAATTAAAGAAAAATGATAGAAGTGTTGAAGACATATTTGTAGATGCACAAAATAAATATCTAGTTGACGGAAAACTTACTGATAGTGATATTCAGGCTATAAAGGATAATGTGGATAAAGCTAATGCTAAATTAGATTTGGTATATAATAAACAATTATTAGGAAGTTTAACTATAGGAAATAGCAATAAAGACTTAAAAACATTTTTATCAAGTCTAGGATCAAAATATTTCCTTACTGATGGTTCGGGACATTTAGATAAAGATTATATAGTGAATAAGATAACTACAGATTTACCTAAATATAATACTGCTAGTGGATATGAAACGTTTAAAAATGATTTAACTACGAAAATAAGTAACTATTTTAAGAATGATTCTTCTAAAGATACAATTGTTAAATATCACGGGTATACCTTAGGTAATATATATAAGGATAGTACAGAAATGTTTGATTCTGGATGGTCACATGAAACTAATGCAAATAAATTAGTGGATATAATTTTGCCAAGTAGTAGAGTTGGTGGAACATATACTATTAATTTTGCTAATAGTGCTGGACATCTTATAATAGACGTATCTAATATTAACTAA
- the gmd gene encoding GDP-mannose 4,6-dehydratase, translating to MKKALITGITGQDGSYLSEFLLDKGYEVHGIIRRASTFNTKRIDHLFENPEIGNKKLFLHYGDLTDSSNINRIIEKISPDEIYNLGAQSHVQVSFEVPEYTAETDALGTLRILDSIKENRLKCKYYQASTSELFGGIPGTAPQSEKTPFYPRSPYAAAKLYAYWVTVNYREAYNVFACNGILFNHESPRRGETFVTRKITRAVASIIAGKQDILTLGNLDAKRDWGYAGDYVEGMWLMLQQDKPDDYVLATGETHTVREFVELAFKEAGIEIGWKGTGIEEKGYDKKSGKTLVEINPRYFRPTEVDLLLGSPAKAEKALKWKRKVYFKDLIRMMVESDMKEIAGIDLAKDEAAASR from the coding sequence ATGAAAAAAGCACTTATAACAGGAATAACAGGACAAGATGGATCATATCTATCTGAGTTTTTACTGGATAAAGGATATGAAGTTCATGGAATTATACGACGAGCAAGTACATTTAATACAAAAAGAATAGACCATTTATTTGAAAACCCCGAAATAGGAAATAAGAAATTATTCCTTCATTATGGAGATTTAACAGATTCAAGTAATATAAACAGGATAATTGAAAAAATTAGTCCAGATGAGATTTATAATTTGGGAGCGCAAAGCCATGTTCAGGTTTCCTTTGAAGTTCCTGAATATACAGCTGAAACAGATGCATTAGGAACACTAAGAATTCTTGATTCAATAAAAGAAAACCGACTTAAATGTAAATATTATCAAGCTTCAACCTCAGAATTATTTGGAGGTATCCCTGGTACAGCACCTCAAAGTGAAAAAACACCATTTTATCCGAGAAGTCCCTATGCAGCAGCAAAGCTATATGCATATTGGGTTACAGTTAACTATAGAGAAGCTTATAACGTATTTGCCTGTAATGGAATTTTATTTAACCATGAATCTCCAAGAAGAGGAGAAACATTCGTAACAAGAAAAATTACAAGAGCTGTTGCAAGTATTATAGCAGGAAAACAAGATATATTAACCTTAGGAAATCTTGATGCAAAAAGAGATTGGGGATATGCAGGAGATTATGTTGAAGGTATGTGGCTTATGCTTCAACAAGATAAGCCTGATGATTATGTTTTGGCAACTGGAGAAACACATACCGTAAGAGAATTTGTTGAACTTGCTTTTAAAGAAGCAGGCATTGAAATAGGATGGAAGGGAACAGGTATAGAAGAGAAAGGTTACGATAAAAAGAGTGGCAAGACTTTGGTTGAAATCAATCCAAGATACTTTAGGCCTACAGAAGTTGATTTATTATTAGGGAGTCCAGCAAAAGCTGAAAAGGCTTTAAAATGGAAAAGAAAAGTTTACTTTAAGGATTTAATCCGTATGATGGTTGAAAGTGATATGAAGGAAATTGCTGGGATTGATTTAGCTAAAGACGAGGCTGCAGCATCCAGATAA